From the genome of Alphaproteobacteria bacterium, one region includes:
- a CDS encoding ester cyclase: MSLEDNKAVARKFFEEFTRGNLQAVADLMHEDHVFHFPLLPGPVDKPGHVAGQAAVKAAFPDYAMDVTEQIAEGDMVFNRLHITGTHEGEFMGRPGSGKTFELATFNVMRIRDGRVVDEWDEFDTLGFLAQLGIVERP; the protein is encoded by the coding sequence ATGTCGCTCGAAGACAACAAGGCCGTGGCGCGGAAATTTTTCGAGGAATTCACCAGGGGAAATCTTCAGGCCGTGGCCGACCTGATGCATGAAGATCATGTGTTCCATTTCCCGCTGTTGCCGGGGCCGGTCGACAAGCCCGGTCATGTCGCCGGGCAGGCGGCGGTGAAGGCGGCGTTCCCGGACTATGCGATGGACGTCACCGAGCAGATCGCCGAGGGCGACATGGTGTTCAACCGGTTGCACATCACCGGCACCCATGAGGGCGAGTTCATGGGGCGGCCGGGCAGCGGGAAGACCTTCGAGCTCGCCACCTTCAATGTGATGCGGATCCGCGACGGCCGGGTCGTCGACGAGTGGGACGAGTTCGACACGCTCGGCTTTCTCGCCCAGCTGGGGATCGTCGAGAGACCGTAG